A window from Fusarium musae strain F31 chromosome 8, whole genome shotgun sequence encodes these proteins:
- a CDS encoding hypothetical protein (EggNog:ENOG41) — translation MALTIEFEMPDGIELVISVLIIIASLVIFWKFFLKNAPKKNKAIVCDDRFTDYLPPLGHRAFKASELVPRREQELLRQQIDRIERNRQAAFAEIGRVYARRVQIDKALDETVEALKREFPHDFGPALPLKKKIRDLSQEMEQCYGMADDICHQMHQMMVQRLSLRRKIDRIDMQMESARLAEIMHPHIIPTEALGDPDREEKKRE, via the exons ATGGCTTTGACTATAGAATTCGAGATGCCAGACGGCATCGAACTTGTCATTTCCGTTCTGATCATCATTGCTTCCCTTGTTATCTTCTGGAAGTTCTTCCTAAAAAACGCCCCtaagaaaaataaagctattgTTTGTGAT GACAGATTCACTGACTATCTTCCACCTCTTGGCCATAGAGCATTCAAGGCTTCGGAGCTCGTTCCgcgccgagaacaagaactTCTTAGGCAACAGATCGACAGAATTGAGCGTAATAGACAGGCTGCTTTCGCCGAGATTGGAAGAGTTTACGCCCGCCGAGTCCAAATCGACAAAGCTCTGGATGAAACTGTCGAAGCGCTCAAGCGGGAATTCCCCCATGATTTCGGACCAGCACTTcccctcaagaagaagatccggGACCTGTCCCAGGAAATGGAGCAGTGTTATGGGATGGCAGACGATATTTGCCATCAGATGCATCAGATGATGGTGCAGCGGTTGAGTCTTCGTCGAAAGATTGACCGCATTGACATGCAAATGGAGTCGGCGCGTCTCGCTGAAATCATGCACCCTCACATTATCCCGACTGAAGCTCTGGGTGACCCGGACcgggaggaaaagaagcgcGAGTGA
- a CDS encoding hypothetical protein (EggNog:ENOG41), with the protein MANREIEYLVRHRVNREKSTVNYWEERGGRDHVTRLEEFHVYKVKSKGWKKGEWAYNCQWVGCPPDQNTWEPEAKILSNAPAAVAD; encoded by the exons ATGGCAAACCGTGAAATCGAGTACCTGGTCCGACACAGAGTCAACCGCGAAAAGAGCACTGTCAA TTACTGGGAAGAGCGCGGGGGCCGAGACCACGTCACACGACTGGAAGAGTTCCACGTCTACAAGGTCAAATCAAAGGGCTGGAAGAAAGGTGAATGGGCTTACAACTGTCAGTGGGTTGGATGCCCGCCTGATCAAAATACCTGGGAACCCGAAGCCAAGATCTTGAGCAACgctcctgctgctgtcgcGGATTAG
- a CDS encoding hypothetical protein (EggNog:ENOG41) yields MAPLLLALPIAAQPEITSTPASTAAAPKTTDSISSAPETTEYTIVSTITRSNGIDYYAVPMSQYNATATGRDPAATVGNAGAGLMVGTAGLVAGVLGALAVVL; encoded by the exons ATGGCAC ctcttctcctcgccctccCCATCGCAGCGCAGCCCGAGATCACTTCAACCCCAGCCTCTACCGCTGCTGCCCCAAAGACCACCGACAGCATTTCATCCGCTCCCGAGACAACTGAATACACGATTGTGTCGACCATTACGCGCAGTAACGGCATCGACTATTACGCCGTTCCGATGAGCCAATACAATGCAACTGCCACTGGAAGAGATCCCGCAGCGACTGTTGGCAATGCTGGGGCTGGATTGATGGTTGGCACTGCTGGTCTTGTTGCCGGAGTTTTGGGCGCGCTTGCAGTTGTGCTGTGA
- a CDS encoding hypothetical protein (EggNog:ENOG41), with protein sequence MADLIDPGTAKLVIIVSLLWIISFTLYNLYEINDIIFYSIAIGTAFIFTSASCVCLGGLAVMAVYFAVLANAAILCIIVMLIPVLQNVCDRVIGFFNAVSFFLDNITTAVQLFPPSFERFLYGPEGLEPLTDD encoded by the exons ATGGCGGATCTCATCGACCCCGGCACCGCCAAAttggtcatcatcgtctcccTCCTGTGGATCATCTCATTCACTCTCTACAACCTCTACGAGATCAACGACATCATCTTCTATTCTATCGCCATCGGGACTGCATTCATTTTCACCTCCGCGAGCTGCGTTTGCCTCGGAGGTCTTGCCGTCATGGCCGTCTACTTTGCGGTCCTGGCCAACGCCGCGATTCTTTGCATTATCGTCATGCTCATTCCTGTTCTTCA AAATGTTTGTGATCGAGTAATCGGATTCTTCAATGCGGTGTCGTTTTTCTTGGACAACATTACTACGGCAGTGCAGTTGTTCCCCCCGTCATTCGAAAGATTCCTCTACGGACCTGAAGGTCTTGAGCCTCTTACTGACGATTGA
- a CDS encoding hypothetical protein (EggNog:ENOG41): MVVQNRYTRACESPSPSRSPSEDSPSSSDDLSPGPPPPDEDMYPDQPEYTFFEIIVGVTPHTVQCIRLYFHRLWQIEAPISFRFQDAQIVTGNLSSMITVSERWALACLHKDEEAGMPLFSKNRLNKAVCDAGLKEYEKATEIDARDFISHLKDLRNAIQDVSYRIEDVARVIKQDLEPCRTVLNSCIENLIKDWYHGQGPSIDSASVYLKVLGNEKRGHWKCASDSSINAKDTYLRPADLVTMNLPDAIRNLEHYLTIALFSLEKMLELDFQLFPILRKLNLTGEKYAINRTELLWARLSLRHLQGEAQRRSEELEAFQVLLKCRLWRRYGRAGREYVAKLFPDLPETFIDTLDVPALISIALGIEDSETARRHMGGLWQQIGRSNGGRDFDVSFPCREKQREALRFAAGGRFRGLDSRDI; this comes from the exons ATGGTCGTCCAAAACCGCTATACTCGAGCTTGCGAGTCTCCTTCACCATCACGGTCTCCTTCTGAGGATTCACCTTCCAGTTCCGATGATTTGAGTCCCgggccaccaccaccagatgAAGATATGTACCCTGACCAGCCTGAATATACCTTCTTCGAAATCATCGTCGGTGTCACTCCCCATACAGTTCAGTGTATTCGACTTTATTTTCATCGTCTGTGGCAAATTGAGGCGCCTATCTCATTCCGCTTTCAAGATGCCCAGATTGTCAC AGGGAACTTGTCGTCTATGATCACTGTTTCTGAACGATGGGCACTTGCCTGCTTGCATAAGGACGAAGAAGCAGGGATGCCCTTGTTCAGTAAGAACAGGCTGAACAAGGCTGTATGTGACGCGGGGCTTAAAGAATACGAAAAGGCAACTGAGATTGACGCTCGAGATTTCATTTCTCATTTGAAGGACCTGAGAAACGCAATCCAAGATGTATCTTATCGAATCGAGGATGTTGCAAGAGTTATAAAGCAGGACCTTGAGCCTTGCCGAACGGTCTTGAACTCTTGCATAGAGAATTTGATCAAGGATTGGTACCATGGCCAAGGGCCATCGATCGATTCTGCATCTGTCTATCTCAAGGTACTTGGTAACGAGAAGAGAGGCCACTGGAAATGCGCCTCAGACTCCTCAATCAACGCAAAGGACACATATTTGAGACCTGCTGACCTTGTTACCATGAACCTACCGGATGCTATTCGGAACCTCGAACATTACTTGACTATCGCGCTCTTCTCACTCGAGAAGATGCTTGAGTTGGATTTCCAGCTTTTCCCCATCCTCCGGAAACTCAATCTCACAGGCGAAAAGTACGCCATCAATCGCACGGAGCTATTGTGGGCACGGCTATCTTTGCGTCATCTTCAGGGAGAAGCTCAGCGTCGTagcgaggagcttgaggcttTTCAAGTACTCCTCAAATGTCGGCTTTGGAGGCGTTACGGACGGGCAGGGCGGGAATACGTGGCCAAGCTGTTTCCTGATCTGCCTGAAACTTTCATCGACACTCTTGACGTGCCGGCTTTGATCTCGATTGCGCTAGGGATTGAGGACAGCGAGACAGCGCGCAGACACATGGGGGGCCTATGGCAACAAATTGGGCGAAGCAACGGCGGACGTGACTTTGATGTTAGCTTCCCATGTAGAGAAAAACAGCGCGAAGCCTTGAGGTTTGCGGCAGGAGGCCGTTTCAGAGGTTTAGACTCGAGAGACATTTAG
- a CDS encoding hypothetical protein (EggNog:ENOG41), translated as MGTKGRGSELDHEAKRIKSDDGKGGDEVSSSNCVQTAPALPRQPITHLSKLSQVARQQIDYLLQALSEIYPESLHQVDILDQINAINADRRRPIFPYKPPKMVMTICRGPREIDVTQNSEKIGGGRLISLISAVPYGDECYFTVEIEHPRLYMGEFAMPCEDDWESKYEEMPWKDDYLRQVKRLARNAVFSHNRNVLGWAMREIAHAETPLACFNGIEKVRGQFLSGNVVWTTESRDAWGFHG; from the exons ATGGGCACGAAAGGTCGAGGATCCGAGCTGGATCATGAAGCGAAGAGGATCAAATCTGACGACGGCAAGGGCGGTGATGAAGTCTCATCCAGCAACTGTGTGCAGACTGCCCCAGCTTTGCCTCGTCAACCTATCACCCATTTGAGCAAGTTGTCCCAAGTGGCTCGTCAGCAAATCGACTATCTTCTACAAGCTCTCAGTGAGATATACCCTGAGAGTCTGCACCAAGTGGATATATTGGATCAGATCAATGCCATCAACGCTGATAGACGCCGGCCAATCTTTCCGTACAAGCCGCCTAAGATGGTAATGACTATTTGCCGTGGTCCGCGTG AAATTGATGTTACCCAGAACAGCGAGAAAATAGGCGGCGGCAGACTTATTTCCTTGATCAGCGCCGTGCCTTACGGCGATGAATGTTACTTTACAGTCGAAATTGAGCACCCGCGACTATACATGGGCGAATTTGCCATGCCATGCGAAGACGATTGGGAGTCAAAGTATGAAGAAATGCCATGGAAGGATGACTATCTACGTCAAGTCAAGCGCCTCGCCAGAAATGCTGTATTTTCTCACAACCGAAACGTACTGGGTTGGGCAATGCGTGAGATTGCGCATGCTGAAACCCCATTAGCTTGTTTCAATGGAATTGAAAAGGTTAGGGGACAGTTTCTTTCGGGTAATGTAGTATGGACTACAGAATCTCGGGATGCCTGGGGCTTTCACGGATAA
- a CDS encoding hypothetical protein (CAZy:GH28~EggNog:ENOG41) → MVRNIAIAALLPAAWALPSSSLQERDACTVTDYSGLATAVSSCTNIVLAGFQVPTGKQLDLSKLKAGTTVTFKGKTTFATTADNDFDPIVISGSGITITGASGHVIDGNGQAYWDGEGSNNKDNPKPDHFIVVKKTTGNSKITNLNIQNWPVHCFDITGSSQLTISGLILDNRAGDKPNAKSGSLPAAHNSDGFDISSSDHVTLDNNHVYNQDDCVAVTSGTNIVVSNMYCSGGHGLSIGSVGGKSNNVVDGVQFLDSQIVNSENGCRIKSNSGTTGTINNVTYQNIALTNISKYGVDVQQDYLNGGPTGKPTNGVKISNIKFTKVTGTVASSAQNWYILCGDGSCSGFTFSGNAITGGGKTSSCNYPSNTCPS, encoded by the exons ATGGTTCGAAACATCGCTATCGCGGCCTTGCTCCCAGCTGCCTGGGCTCTGCCGTCAAGCTCT CTCCAGGAACGAGATGCTTGCACCGTGACTGACTACTCCGGCCTCGCCACCGCCGTCTCATCCTGCACGAACATCGTGCTCGCCGGCTTTCAAGTCCCGACAGGCAAGCAACTTGATctatccaagctcaaggctggcACAACCGTCACTTTCAAGGGCAAGACT ACTTTTGCCACCACTGCTGACAACGACTTTGATCCTATCGTCATCAGTGGAAGTGGCATCACCATAACTGGTGCATCTGGCCATGTCATTGACGGCAACGGTCAAGCGTACTGGGACGGCGAAGGTTccaacaacaaggacaaCCCCAA GCCTGACCACTTCATcgttgtcaagaagaccaccGGCAACTCAAAGATCACAAACCTCAACATCCAGAACTGGCCCGTTCACTGCTTCGACATCACCGGCAGTTCACAATTGACCATCTCAGGGCTCATTCTTGACAACAGAGCCGGTGACAAGCCAAATGCCAAGAGCGGTAGCTTGCCCGCTGCGCATAACAGCGACGGTTTCGACATTTCGTCCAGCGATCATGTCACTCTGGATAATAACCATGTTTATAACCAGGATGATTGCGTTGCTGTCACTTCTGGTACCAATATCGTTGTTTCAAACATGTATTGCTCCGGCGGTCATGGCCTTAGTATCGGATCTGTTGGTGGAAAGAGCAATAATGTCGTTGATGGTGTTCAGTTCTTGGACTCGCAGATTGTGAACAGTGAGAATGGATGTCGCATCAAGTCCAACTCTGGAACAACTGGCACA ATCAACAACGTTACCTACCAGAACATTGCTCTTACCAACATCAGCAAATACGGTGTCGATGTCCAGCAGGATTATCTCAACGGCGGTCCTACTGGAAAGCCCACCAACGGAGTCAAGATCAGCAATATCAAGTTCACCAAGGTTACTGGAACCGTggccagctcagctcagaaCTGGTATATTCTGTGTGGTGATGGTAGCTGCTCTGGATTTACCTTTTCAGGAAATGCTATCACCGGCGGCGGCAAGACTAGCAGCTGCAACTATCCTAGCAACACTTGCCCCAGCTAG
- a CDS encoding hypothetical protein (EggNog:ENOG41) produces the protein MSAKVAPAPATISPPSLTALDDLDLPDFDPAIHLAFQPPTRRHTFQDLGLPQPENAPDLCVTEPFQLFSEEGVRMLRREMLSKPILDKYLRSWDRAPAYIAGHEKTAKFTLQAWQHPATQAAIDHAAGFGLRLLRREADLGLVNIQLGPEGLPGVYKLTEVPSAPLSPQEMQKSSYDDIPIDAWHKDQVPVVCVVMLSDTSSMQGGETAIRTGDGSIVKVKSPRVGGAVIMQGGCTEHAALRATNVPERLSMVSSYAFADPNLDDQYTSLRSVDLGNDDIPTFCNIFLQEKLLRLRGRIDAVLETLVEKEKRGEMVERSEFEGWVREQTNFMKRSAWEMYERVPNYLGKDVPEDVIRDYLR, from the exons ATGTCTGCAAAGGTAGCTCCGGCCCCGGCGACCATTTCCCCTCCATCCCTCACCGCTCTTGACGACCTTGACCTCCCGGACTTTGATCCGGCCATCCACCTCGCCTTCCAGCCCCCTACTCGACGCCATACCTTCCAGGACCTTGGTCTGCCGCAGCCAGAAAATGCGCCTGATCTCTGCGTCACAGAACCTTTCCAACTCTTCTCGGAAGAAGGTGTGCGCATGTTGCGCCGTGAGATGCTGAGCAAGCCGATTCTCGACAAGTATCTCCGTTCATGGGATCGGGCGCCGGCTTACATCGCAGGTCATGAAAAG ACTGCAAAATTTACCCTTCAAGCGTGGCAGCATCCCGCGACGCAAGCTGCCATCGATCACGCAGCTGGCTTCGGCCTCCGTCTCTTACGACGCGAAGCCGATCTCGGACTCGTAAACATCCAACTCGGCCCTGAGGGTCTGCCCGGCGTCTACAAACTCACCGAAGTACCATCAGCACCACTCTCACCCCAGGAGATGCAAAAGTCAAGCTACGATGATATACCAATTGACGCCTGGCACAAAGACCAAGTCCCAGTTGTGTGCGTCGTCATGCTCAGCGACACAAGCAGCATGCAAGGCGGCGAAACAGCTATACGCACAGGAGATGGCTCCATCGTCAAAGTGAAGAGTCCAAGAGTGGGAGGCGCTGTCATCATGCAGGGTGGATGTACTGAGCATGCTGCTTTGCGCGCGACGAATGTACCTGAGAGATTGAGCATGGTTAGTAGCTATGCGTTTGCGGATCCGAACTTGGATGATCAGTACACGTCACTTCGAAGTGTAGATTTAGGAAATGATGATATACCGACGTTTTGCAATATTTTCTTGCAGGAGAagttgttgaggttgagagggcGGATTGATGCTGTTTTGGAGACGCtggttgagaaggagaagaggggcGAGATGGTTGAGAGGAGTGAGTTTGAGGGCTGGGTTAGGGAGCAGACGAATTTTATGAAGAGGAGTGCTTGGGAGATGTATGAGAGGGTGCCGAATTACTTGGGAAAGGATGTACCTGAGGATGTTATCCGAGATTACCTAAGGTGA
- a CDS encoding hypothetical protein (EggNog:ENOG41): protein MARLKARVTILEEKLAQIQTTRSSDTVLPGKKRNLPEAATAPARKKVVKRPETEELITKAELLTCPSEASKFDRRYLTGRRSPHTLHRAFSKAYLQWTLDDMDSRVTAFRLRHRNADFCPIRTYCQHWEIVDGTEPHEKEDIYVLLLCIDNQSVEEGDSGCEGINMFDEEEPVANRITVQPCRIFCDLFPDFGAIWDQGYAVLHCLVLDYGKTVEEDGDEWKWLDQFGRLISRM from the coding sequence ATGGCTCGGCTCAAAGCCCGAGTGACTATTCTTGAAGAAAAGCTAGCCCAAATCCAAACGACAAGGTCCTCGGACACGGTACTACcgggaaagaagagaaatcTACCGGAAGCGGCTACGGCACCAGCACGCAAGAAAGTAGTCAAGCGGCCGGAGACTGAGGAGCTGATCACTAAGGCAGAGCTCCTGACCTGTCCTTCCGAAGCTTCGAAGTTCGATCGGCGATACCTCACAGGAAGACGGTCTCCACACACCCTCCACCGAGCCTTCTCAAAGGCCTATCTACAATGGACGCTGGATGACATGGATTCACGTGTCACTGCGTTTAGACTTCGGCACCGAAATGCCGACTTTTGCCCCATCCGAACTTACTGCCAGCACTGGGAAATTGTCGATGGCACTGAACCTCACGAGAAAGAGGATATATACGTTCTGCTCCTCTGTATAGACAATCAGTCAGTCGAAGAGGGGGATAGTGGATGCGAGGGGATCAATATgtttgatgaggaggagcctGTCGCTAACCGTATCACTGTTCAGCCCTGTCGCATCTTCTGTGATTTGTTCCCTGACTTTGGTGCTATATGGGATCAAGGGTATGCGGTCCTTCATTGTCTTGTGCTTGATTATGGTAAgacggtggaggaggatggagatgagTGGAAGTGGTTAGACCAGTTTGGGCGACTGATATCGAGAATGTGA
- a CDS encoding hypothetical protein (EggNog:ENOG41), which produces MKSLISMLDGLQIGVQGLTKDLKSRDMDEFTDLVNQLMKDMNKVASTFQEPTSEEPNDANLLTDHQKLLELTGFDAKLAFSEMDRDEAFKYPWMTTSKCEERFKTLELSIQYFADHVIDAGPSTHACIAPFTKLVVMFKGIVMEYLKLRHRRIVMQLDPAVKLKADDLDSQNLGNPGTQNLDKEEVLSYVCRPFSMQFIADCLYRYYQKTLQREAISVKLTWEGNKGEWAAKREEWADALVPEWESGAIQVIMIEPKKLLNSHLNANQLYDEERDLPPHPLLQWCKLDLMDREAGVLHWSLGGVVAWRFYGEDEWMDRFGHVIDECEYR; this is translated from the coding sequence atgaagtcACTTATCAGCATGCTCGACGGCCTCCAAATTGGAGTTCAGGGCCTGACCAAGGACTTGAAGTCGCGGGACATGGATGAGTTTACTGATCTTGTCAACCAGCTCATGAAAGACATGAACAAAGTCGCGTCTACATTTCAGGAACCGACTTCTGAGGAACCCAACGACGCAAACCTTCTTACGGACCAtcaaaagcttcttgagctcacgGGATTTGACGCCAAGCTTGCATTCTCGGAAATGGACCGCGATGAGGCCTTCAAATACCCCTGGATGACAACCAGCAAATGCGAGGAGCGCTTCAAGACGCTGGAACTCTCTATTCAGTACTTCGCCGACCACGTCATTGACGCTGGACCTAGCACGCACGCCTGCATCGCACCATTCACAAAGCTCGTTGTAATGTTCAAGGGCATTGTGATGGAGTATCTAAAGCTTCGCCATCGTCGTATTGTCATGCAACTTGATCCCGCTGTCAAACTCAAGGCGGATGATCTAGATTCACAGAACCTAGGCAATCCAGGTACACAGAACCTGGACAAGGAAGAGGTGCTGAGCTATGTATGCCGTCCGTTCTCGATGCAGTTCATTGCCGATTGCCTTTACCGATACTACCAAAAGACACTCCAGCGCGAGGCTATTTCCGTCAAGCTCACTTGGGAGGGTAACAAAGGGGAGTGGGCCGCAAAGCGAGAGGAATGGGCTGATGCGCTGGTTCCGGAATGGGAGAGCGGTGCTATTCAGGTCATCATGATTGAACCCAAGAAGCTACTCAACTCCCATCTAAATGCGAACCAGCTGTACGACGAGGAGCGTGACCTTCCTccccatcctcttctccagtgGTGCAAGCTTGATTTGATGGATCGTGAAGCGGGTGTCTTGCATTGGAGTCTTGGAGGCGTTGTTGCTTGGAGATTCTATGGGGAGGATGAGTGGATGGATCGCTTTGGGCATGTCATTGATGAATGCGAGTATAGATGA
- a CDS encoding hypothetical protein (EggNog:ENOG41~CAZy:CE1): MLGLPSPRKLLAQLSLGASLVAAQLQTINNFGNTYGTQLTMQAYIPNNLPSSPAVMLAIKLHGCGGNGPGYFQQTKYKSLADQKGVILIFPSSQKDSNCWDVASTKTLKHDGQGDSQVLVSMVDYVIQTYKADPKKVYVTGTSSGCMMTNVLAATYPDRFAAATCYSGVAAGCMAGSPGSSPISSDRVCSDGKIIKTGQQWADQVKAMYPGYSGAYPRFKTWHGTADNLVYYRNLLEQIKEWSTIQGVSFSRNETNTPQSGYTTMIYGDGTKFVAVSAAGVGHVVPTHEDLDFKWFGLS; encoded by the exons ATGCTTGGACTCCCCTCTCCCCGCAAGCTGCTCGCACAGCTGAGCCTGGGCGCTAGCCTTGTTGCGGCTCAGCTCCAGACCATCAACAACTTTGGAAATACCTACGGCACGCAGCTAACCATGCAGGCCTATATCCCCAACAACCTCCCTTCTAGCCCAGCAGTCATGCTCGCT ATAAAGCTTCACGGCTGCGGTGGCAACGGACCAGGCTATTTCCAGCAGACAAAGTACAAGTCCCTCGCCGACCAAAAGggcgtcatcctcatcttcccctCATCCCAAAAGGACTCTAACTGCTGGGATGTCGCGAGCACCAAGACCCTCAAGCACGACGGTCAGGGCGACAGCCAAGTTCTTGTCAGCATGGTCGACTATGTCATCCAGACATACAAAGCCGATCCCAAGAAGGTCTACGTCACAGGTACCAGCTCCGGATGTATGATGACCAATGTCCTCGCGGCGACGTACCCAGACCGTTTCGCCGCTGCGACATGCTACTCTGGCGTTGCGGCCGGATGCATGGCTGGATCTCCTGGCTCGAGCCCCATCAGTTCGGACCGTGTTTGCTCTGATGggaagatcatcaagacgGGACAGCAGTGGGCTGATCAGGTCAAGGCGATGTATCCTGGATATAGCGGGGCGTACCCGCGCTTCAAGACCTGGCACGGCACTGCGGATAATCTTGTTTATTACAGGAACCTTCTTGAGCAGATTAAGGAGTGGTCGACTATTCAGGGTGTTTCGTTTAGTCGTAACGAGACTAACACTCCTCAGTCGGGCTATACCACTATGATTTATGGAGATGGAACCAAGTTTGTTGCCGTTTCTGCTGCTGGAGTCGGGCATGTAGTGCCCACTCATGAGGATCTTGACTTCAAGTGGTTCGGTCTTTCTTAA